In a single window of the Sander lucioperca isolate FBNREF2018 chromosome 19, SLUC_FBN_1.2, whole genome shotgun sequence genome:
- the ripply2 gene encoding protein ripply2: MGTFTTKVGLTSVYNGDNVTQQSGRLWRPWTGTEETTGAHKAHSIHGELSAPQLPKAPQFIHPVKLYWPKSRWFDYLYQEAEMLLRNYPVQATICPYEDSSSDEDSDDEEEEIEKELN, from the exons ATGGGGACTTTCACTACCAAAGTTGGATTAACTTCTGTTTATAATGGAGACAATGTGACTCAGCAGTCCGGTCGTTTGTGGAGACCATGGACTGGAACAGAGGAGACAACTGGGGCGCACAAA GCTCACTCTATTCACGGAGAACTTTCTGCTCCACAACTCCCCAAAGCTCCTCAGTTCATTCACCCAGTGAA GTTGTACTGGCCGAAATCGAGATGGTTCGATTATCTGTACCAGGAAGCAGAAATGCTCCTGCGCAACTATCCGGTTCAAGCGACCATCTGCCCCTACGAAGACTCCAGCAGCGATGAAGACAgcgatgatgaagaggaggagataGAAAAGGAGCTGAACTAA